AACATCAATATCACAATATTGATGTTAGCCAGCATCCTGAAGCTCTTGCCGATCCAGCTTGGCAAATGGGAACTTTTCGTAATGACTTGTTTGGTATTGATCGTGCAGATTTTGTTTGTGGCTTATTTTTGCCCCAAAAACCAGATTCTGGTATGGCTTTTGAGTATGGTTACGCTTACGCAACTCATACGCCAATTGTTTCTGTTATTCCAGATGATGATCAATCCGAAATTAATTTAATGCTTTTACCTAGTGTGACTCGTTATTTACACTTAAGCGAACTAGCCACTTTTGATTTCAATCAAATAGAATTTGATTTATTTTCTGCAACTGCATTTTAGTTTCCAAAAAGCGATATCTCTTATTTGAGAGATATCGCTTTTTTAATGATGTATTAAAATTATTATTCCTAATACAAATAAAAGAATTCCAATTAAACCTGTAATTGCAGCTAGTAGTTTCATTAATTGACTAATATTAATATCTTTTTTATGGAATCCTTCTTGAAAGTTACGAAAGGCATAAAAAATTTGTCCAATCGCAATAATAATTAAGCCAATACCAACAATTACTCGTAACATTTAAAGCTCCTGTTAGTTGTTATTTAAACGTCGGCCAAAAGAAGGAGTAAACCATTGTAACTTACCTACTTTTACGTTTTGACCAGGTGCTGGAGCATGGATATATTGACCATTGCCTAAATAAATTGCAACATGCTCAGCCGTTCCTACATCTCCCCAAAACAATAAATCTCCGGGTTTAATCTGTGATAATGGTACATAAGTACCATAAGTACTTTGTTGCTGTGAAGTACGCGGCAAATTAATACCATTTTCGCGAGCAGTATACTGCACTAAACCTGAACAGTCAAAACCATTAGGTGTGCTTCCGCCCCAAACATATGGTACCCCTAAATATTTTTGCGCTGTCTGAGTTAAATCAGTTGCTGAAAAATCGGCCGCTACATCTTCAAAATCTATATTAGAAAAGATAGTCGTTGTGGTTGTAGTAGTTTGAACAGGTGCCAGCGTTGTAACAGGTGCAGACTGTGGCGCAAATGCTGCTGCATTAACAACAATTGGTTCTGCAGTTTTCACTGTTTTATCAGTTACAGCTATTTCAGGATTTTCTTGATGACTGACAACAATATCTTGTGCAAATACAGTGGTAGTTGATACAGACGTTAATCCCACACAGACGCCTAAAGCTGCTAATATTGGTAAAGATAATCTCAAATTCATTAATGTTTCCCCTTTATTGCCTTCAATCTATTAATTATCATAACATAATTGTCTATAGGATGGCACTTTTCTTCCAATTTCCAGTGCAAGAAAGTTTGTTTGTGAAATTACAATCAAACCGTTTACAAGTTACTTTCAGGGTGCTATATTTAAGTTGCTGACAAAGCAGATTGGAGATTATCTTATGAAAGAAAATTTTGATTTTTTAATGCCTAGTGTGAACTTTTTTGGTAAAGGTGTTATCAAAAAAATCGGTAACAGAGCCCAAATGCTTAATATGCATAAGCCGTTAATTGTTACTGATAAATTTTTACGAAAAATGGATAATGGTCCTGTTGAACAAACTTTAAATTCCTTAAAGGAAGCTAAAGTTGATTATGTTATTTATGATGGTGTTGAACCTAACCCTAAAGTACGGAATATTGAAGCCGCTAAAAAAATTTATTTAGATAATAATTGTGACAGTATTATCACTGTTGGTGGTGGCTCATCTCACGATGCTGGTAAAGGTACAGGTATTATCCTTACTAATGGTGACGATATTACTAAATTGGCTGGCATTGAAACTCTTGAAAATCCCCTGCCACCGCTCATGGCTGTTAATACAACTGCTGGAACCGCTTCCGAATTAACTCGCCATTGTGTTATTACTAATGAAGAAACTAAACTTAAATTTGTTGTCGTCTCTTGGCGTAACGTACCATTAGTATCATTTAATGATCCAATGTTAATGTTAGATGTTCCTGTAGGACTCACAGCAGCAACGGGGATGGATACCTTTGTACAAGCTATTGAACCTTACGTATCTACTAATCGTAACGAAATTACTGATGGTCAATGTGTTCAAGCTATTAAATTAGTAGAAGAAAGTCTTCGCGAAGTAGTTGCTAATGGTCATAATATTGAAGCTCGTACCAAAATGGTTGAAGCCGAAATGTTAGGTGGCATGGCTTTTAATAATGCTGATTTAGGTTATGTTCATGCCATGGCTCATCAATTAGGCGGTCAATACGATGCTCCCCATGGCGTATGTTGTGCTATTTTATTACCTATCGTGGAAAAATATAACATTATTGCTTGTCCTGAAAGATTTGCACAGTTAGCTGAGATTATGGGTGAAGATACAACAGGACTTTCAACTCGTGATGCTGCTGAATTATCCATTAAAGCAATGCGTCAAATGTGTGATGATGTTCATATTCCTCGTAGTATTAAATCAATGGGAGCTAAACCGGAGGATTTTGAATTAATGGCAGAAAATGCTCTCAAAGATGGTAATGCTCCTTCTAATCCTCGTAAAGGTACTAAAGAAGAAATTGTTCAACTATTCCAAGAAGCATATGATGCTGAATAACTAATAATTCAATAACAAATAGAACCAATAAGCAATCAAATTTTTAATTGATTGCTTATTTTAATTTAAAAACCAAAAAAGCCCCGAACCACTTGGTGGCTCAAGGCTTTGACTGCTATTGGTTAAAGATGAATAAATCTAAAATGGAGATGAGGAGAATCGAACTCCTGTCCATACATACTGCCACACCAGCATCTACATCCATAGTCATACTATTTATAGTTCACCGTTAAGAACGCTGTATGACTGAGCTAACCTTAACGGCTAGCCTGGAAGTCTCTTTCTAGTTGCTCAGGTGGTGCAACTAGACGTAGCTCAATTTTTTAAGACCCAATTTAACCCTTGAGCGAAGCTAAACGGATCACGCTAAAAACTGTTTTTAAGCAGCTAAAGCGTAAGAATTATTATTATTTTTTGCAGTTATAATTTAACTGTAACGTTTTTACGTAGACGTAACCTACGAGATGCAACCAGTGCTCAACTACATATGTCGAATCCATAACATCCCCGTTAAGCAACAACAAGTATAATCCAAATAATATCATATTTCAAGTAATATCAAAATAAAATACCTCATTACTGCAAACATTAAATGTTTTGCAATAATGAGGTAATAGACTTAAATGATTTTACTTAACTAAACGTTCAAATTCATGAACGATCATTAATTCTTCATCGGTGGGAACTACTAAAGCTGTAATTTTTGAATCTGGAGCGGAAATTTGACGGATACCTTTGCCATTTTCATTAGCTGCTTGATCTACTTTCATACCTAAGAAGTTAAAATTATCCATAATTGCTTGTCGAATAACGGGATTATTTTCTCCCATCCCAGCTGTAAAAATCATAACATCTATACCGTGCATTTCAGCAATATACGAACCTATATATTTAACGATTCGATTAATAAAGACTTCAATAGCTAACTTAGCATCAGGATTACTATCCTTTGCGGAAATCAAATCCCGCATATCAGGAGAAATACCAGATATTCCCTTTAATCCTGATTCATTATTCAGAATATCGATCATTTCGTGAATATCATTAATCTGTAATTTTTCCATTAAAAATGCAACTAACGAAATATCAATATCGCCAGCACGTGAACTCATCGTTACTCCTGAAATTGGTGTAAATCCCATTGAAGTATCAAAAGAATGTCCATCCTTAATAGCGGTTACAGATACGCCACTGCCCATATGCAAGCTAATCATTTTTTGTTGGCTATAAGGAATGTCTAAAAATTCAGCTGCCTTATGGGAAACATAATCATGACTAGTACCATGGGCACCATAACGATGAGCACCAAATTTTTCATCATATTCTTTCGGTATTGAATATACTTGATTCATTTTAGGTAATTTTTTGTGGAAAGTTGTATCAAAGACTGCAACTTGTGGAACTTCAGGAAGCATTTGCGCAAATGCCTCAATACCCTTTCTTTCTGCGGGATTATGCAATGGTGCATACTCATCAATTTGAGATAGCTTAGATAAACTTTGCTCATTTAACAAAGTTGAATCATCAAAATATGGTCCCCCAGAAACTACTCGATGACCAATTCCTGAAATATCTTGAACGTCGTTAATAACATTTAAATCTAATAGTTGTTTAATTAGAATTTCTACAGCTTGGACATGACTGTTAATAGGAATTTCTTGTGTATGTTTTTGTCCTTGATAAGTAATTTCAAAAACTGAATGATCCAACCCCAGTCGGTCAACCATCCCTTTAACAATCACTTCTTCTTCAGGCAAAGCAAATAGTTTGAATTTTAAGGTAGAACTACCCGAATTTACTACTAAAACCTTCCGCTTCATATCATTTCTCCCAATCAAATGTTTTTTGACTCCAATTTTGTAATTGGTTCTTAAACTTAATTATATCACTGGTATCGCTTAGATTGGGGATTTGTCCCATTAATACCTCTTTGGTTTGTTTGGCGTTTGCGCCGTGGCGTTGTAAAACAACCAATGATTTTTCGGCAGCTTCACTTGTAAATAAAGATTGTGGCAAGCTTAACACGGCTTGCAAATATACTGAATTTACTAACCAATGTGCTAAAGTTGATGCTTGATCAGTTTGAAAAATTTGGGAAGGCACAATAAATATGCCAATACCTCCTGCGTGCACATTTTTCATTGATTGTTCCATAATCAGGTGATGAGCGTAAGAATGACCAGATTGAGCTTTAGTTTGAAAATTTAAAGTATTTTCATCAAGTGGATAATAACCTACTGGTAAATCTGCCAAAATCAAATCATAATCGCTGACAATCCAATCAGCAACTGCATCTTGATGATATAAATCGATTTCACTTTTTAAGGCGTTTCCAATAGCAGCAGCCAGTTCTAATGAATTATGATCATTATCAATGCCATGCATCGACAAACCCAAAGTGGTACTTTTTTTCAATTCTAAGTTGGTTTCAATTAATAAATTACCTGTGCCTACTGTGGAATCCATTGTTTCCAAAGTTTTGCGCGGATAGTTACGAAACACTTCTGCTATCACCAGTGAACTTAAAGTTCCGATTACATCCGGTGTCATCAACAAGTTTACATCTAATTGATCAATCTTTTGCGCTTTGATAACGGCAAACTCTAAAGCACGCTTTATATCTAACAAAGAATAATCATTCAAATTAAAATTTTGATATTTTTGATCTAGCTGTTGGGCTTGTTCTCTAGTAGGATAGCCGTCTTCAACATAAGTTTTTTGTTCCAGAATATTAAAAATATTTTCCGATAAAGCTTCTCGATAAGAAATATTTAAAATCTTTCGCAATTCTTCAGTCGTTTGATCAATAAAACCAAATATTTGGTTCAACGGCTTTTTTATTTGAGCCATATATCCATCCCCTAATATCATAACATCTGTTAATATATGTTAACGGAAATTATCTTATTTAGCAAAGGTTATAATTTTTTGTGAATAAATATAATCAAGCTGCTGATAGTTTTTTAACTCTTGTGTATAAAAATTCAAGTAAGCTAGTATCAAAATACATTCAATATTCAACAATAAAACTGCAATTAGAGTTGTTGATGCAGACCGTTTTTTATTGAAAGTCAAGATAATATTCCCACTTTCTTTGGAATTGGTCAATAGCATTTATTTGCACAGTATGTCCTTTAGTTATGAAGTTAATATTTTGTTGATTTAACAATAAGGGCATATGTCCTTCTGTCTTTCCTGTAACCCGCAACATATTGTGATAAACCTGTAAATGATATATCTTATGAGGAAATTTATAATTAGCACCTGATTCAAATTCAATCGTTTTATTATCTGCTTTAATTAAAGAAGCATCTGCTGTTAATTGTTCCAAGCGCAACATGGAAATAGCCCAGCTGCTTTCATTTTGAAATAGGTGTTTGTTATTATTATGATAGGAATTAATTAAAAAGACCATTATCGAGAAAGTTAGTATTAAAATAAATAAAGAAACAAGGGCTTCACTAAGTAAAAAAGCGGAATGTTTTTTGTTTGCGATCATACTCCAAAGATTGGTTTTTTTGGTAAATTTCAAGTTTTTTTCCTCGATTATAAAAATAATACTTTTTATTTTTAAGTGTTATCTGCGTGATATCTGGATGCTGTATTTTTTGCCAGCAAGCTAATTTCAAAAAAGACCTTTGTTGAACTTGCTGTACTTTTTGTTGAGTAGGAATAATACAAAGTGGAATCACTGCCACAGCTTGTAAAACCAAAAAAAATCCTAACATATTATCTAATAGTAAAAATGCCTTATGTTTTGTCTTCAACTATCTCTCCCCAATGCATTTGAACTGTTAACTTGAACTGTTGCTTTGTAGTTCTGGAAGTAAAAATTATTTTTTGTGGTGTGACTTCTCCGCAAGTGATACGAATAAATGGTTTTTGTAAACGGCACTCCAATTCTGCCGGTAGTTTTTGTGTATATGATCTTTCTGGATGCACAGGATCAATAAACTGCAATTGATGCTTTTGAGAATTAAAGCTTAAATCACGCACTTCATTATATAAAAAGGAATCATTAACCAAATTATGCCAGTTACTTTGAAAAGCAATAACGGCAATTTTTTCCTGTTGTAATTCTAATTGTTCATGATAATTAATTGTTGGTAACAATAAAAGTGCACAGACTATTCCTAAAGTGATAACAGCTTCAATTAAAGTAAATGCAGCTATGGGCTTATTTATTTGGTGCCACCACATTACCATCATTAATCTTATAACCATCTTTAACGGCCTTTTTGGCTTGTGATTCAGATAAGTAATGTTCTTTTTCTAGAATTTCCCAACTTGGATTTTGACCATCGTACATATCTACTTGAGTTTGTAAGGTAGTTCTAAAAGCAGCATTTGTTTTATTTTCGGCAGATTTTTTTTGTTGATTCACATTAGGAATAATAATTAACAATAATAAAGAAATAATAAATAAAACAATAACCATTTCAATTAATGTAAAGGCAGAATGTTTAGTTTTAAGCAATGATCTACATTCCTTTCATCAAAGAATAAATTGGTAATAAAATACTTAAATAAGTACCTAAGATAAGGACTGCAACAAGTAAAAAAAACAATGGCTGAATTTGATTAATTAATTTTTGCATTTGTTGTTGCAACCGCTGATGCTTGATTTCTGCTATTGTCTGTAATTCTAAAGCAGTTTGCTTTGCACTATGCCCTAAATTCATCGCAATATTAATTTCTGTGGGTAAAAAAGGATTATGTTTAATAATTTGAGAAAGTGATATTCCAGTGAGAATTTGTTGTTGCACTTTTTCAGCTAATTGCCGCTGAATTGATCCTAGTGTTAATTGTTTACTGGCTACTAAGATTTCATTTAAAGAAAGTCCACTTTTTAAAAAAGTTGCAACCGCTGACAAAAT
The nucleotide sequence above comes from Bombilactobacillus bombi. Encoded proteins:
- a CDS encoding nucleoside 2-deoxyribosyltransferase; amino-acid sequence: MTKKNILYFACSWFSTQEKEFMEKGQQALKQNPTVDWENTFRPLEHQYHNIDVSQHPEALADPAWQMGTFRNDLFGIDRADFVCGLFLPQKPDSGMAFEYGYAYATHTPIVSVIPDDDQSEINLMLLPSVTRYLHLSELATFDFNQIEFDLFSATAF
- a CDS encoding C40 family peptidase, encoding MNLRLSLPILAALGVCVGLTSVSTTTVFAQDIVVSHQENPEIAVTDKTVKTAEPIVVNAAAFAPQSAPVTTLAPVQTTTTTTTIFSNIDFEDVAADFSATDLTQTAQKYLGVPYVWGGSTPNGFDCSGLVQYTARENGINLPRTSQQQSTYGTYVPLSQIKPGDLLFWGDVGTAEHVAIYLGNGQYIHAPAPGQNVKVGKLQWFTPSFGRRLNNN
- a CDS encoding iron-containing alcohol dehydrogenase — its product is MKENFDFLMPSVNFFGKGVIKKIGNRAQMLNMHKPLIVTDKFLRKMDNGPVEQTLNSLKEAKVDYVIYDGVEPNPKVRNIEAAKKIYLDNNCDSIITVGGGSSHDAGKGTGIILTNGDDITKLAGIETLENPLPPLMAVNTTAGTASELTRHCVITNEETKLKFVVVSWRNVPLVSFNDPMLMLDVPVGLTAATGMDTFVQAIEPYVSTNRNEITDGQCVQAIKLVEESLREVVANGHNIEARTKMVEAEMLGGMAFNNADLGYVHAMAHQLGGQYDAPHGVCCAILLPIVEKYNIIACPERFAQLAEIMGEDTTGLSTRDAAELSIKAMRQMCDDVHIPRSIKSMGAKPEDFELMAENALKDGNAPSNPRKGTKEEIVQLFQEAYDAE
- a CDS encoding acetate/propionate family kinase, which encodes MKRKVLVVNSGSSTLKFKLFALPEEEVIVKGMVDRLGLDHSVFEITYQGQKHTQEIPINSHVQAVEILIKQLLDLNVINDVQDISGIGHRVVSGGPYFDDSTLLNEQSLSKLSQIDEYAPLHNPAERKGIEAFAQMLPEVPQVAVFDTTFHKKLPKMNQVYSIPKEYDEKFGAHRYGAHGTSHDYVSHKAAEFLDIPYSQQKMISLHMGSGVSVTAIKDGHSFDTSMGFTPISGVTMSSRAGDIDISLVAFLMEKLQINDIHEMIDILNNESGLKGISGISPDMRDLISAKDSNPDAKLAIEVFINRIVKYIGSYIAEMHGIDVMIFTAGMGENNPVIRQAIMDNFNFLGMKVDQAANENGKGIRQISAPDSKITALVVPTDEELMIVHEFERLVK
- a CDS encoding class I SAM-dependent methyltransferase, encoding MAQIKKPLNQIFGFIDQTTEELRKILNISYREALSENIFNILEQKTYVEDGYPTREQAQQLDQKYQNFNLNDYSLLDIKRALEFAVIKAQKIDQLDVNLLMTPDVIGTLSSLVIAEVFRNYPRKTLETMDSTVGTGNLLIETNLELKKSTTLGLSMHGIDNDHNSLELAAAIGNALKSEIDLYHQDAVADWIVSDYDLILADLPVGYYPLDENTLNFQTKAQSGHSYAHHLIMEQSMKNVHAGGIGIFIVPSQIFQTDQASTLAHWLVNSVYLQAVLSLPQSLFTSEAAEKSLVVLQRHGANAKQTKEVLMGQIPNLSDTSDIIKFKNQLQNWSQKTFDWEK
- a CDS encoding ComGF family competence protein, producing MVFLINSYHNNNKHLFQNESSWAISMLRLEQLTADASLIKADNKTIEFESGANYKFPHKIYHLQVYHNMLRVTGKTEGHMPLLLNQQNINFITKGHTVQINAIDQFQRKWEYYLDFQ
- the comGC gene encoding competence type IV pilus major pilin ComGC, which translates into the protein MLKTKHSAFTLIEMVIVLFIISLLLLIIIPNVNQQKKSAENKTNAAFRTTLQTQVDMYDGQNPSWEILEKEHYLSESQAKKAVKDGYKINDGNVVAPNK